One Pseudomonas sp. MM213 genomic window, GGCCATCGACGCCGAGCAGATCCAGTGCACCGGCGGTTTCTCCGACGGCAGCGGTGCACCGGGCGTGACCCTGGATGTGATCGGCTACGACGAAACCATCCTGGTGCCGGGCAAGCTCGGTGCCGATTCCAAACTGACCTTCAAGAAGCCCAGCGCCGAATTTTATGTGCTGTTCGATGCCGGTCCCGGCCACGTCGTCGAGATCGACCAAGCGGACATCCAGGCCCCATGAGTACGCCAACTACCCATGTCGTCCGCCCGGCCGGTGCCGGCCATGAAACCCTGTATGTGTTGCTGCTGTGCTTGCTGATCCTGGCGGTCGCCGGTTCGGTGGTCGCCTGGCGCCACGAATCCCAGGAAATCAGCACCGTCAGCAGCCATCAACTGGATGCCCGTCGCGACCTCAGCGCCTCCGAGCAAGGCATCTACGCCGACCTGCGGGTGACGCTGGACGAGATTCACCTGCTGCGTCAGGAACAGCAAACCCTGCCGACACCTGAAGCCCTGGCGGACGAAGGTTTTGCGCCGTTTGCCCAGGACGCCAGTTCCGTCAGCCGTGGCGCTCATGCCTGGCAATTGCTCGACGCCAAGGCGTATTTCGGCCAGAGCCAGTCGTCCGCCGTGGCCGGTTCGTTTCTGATGCGCCTGACCGCCGACAACGATGCGCCAGACATCTGGCTCAACCGTGCCGCCGACCTCAAAGCCCCGGCCGACGTCACGGACGCCGCGCTCGAAAGCGCCGGCTGGCAGCAGATCGTCGCGCAATTCGATGCCGGCGTGACCCGCCAGCACCGGCACTGAACCCTCGCCTTCACCCGAGAGAAGACCGCTTTCCCATGCCTATTTCATCTCAACGTTCATTCTTGCGGCCGCTGCTGATCGGCCTGCTTGCCTTGCTGCTGACGCCACTGGCCAGCGCCGACGAAGCCAAGCGCCTGCGCATCGGCATCACCCTGCACCCTTATTACAGCTACGTGGCCAACATCGTCGGCGACAAGGCTGAAGTGGTGCCGCTGATTCCGGCCGGCTTCAACCCGCATGCCTACGAGCCCCGCGCCGAAGACATCAAGCGCATCAGCGGGCTGGACGTGATCGTGCTCAACGGCGTCGGCCATGACGACTTCGCCGACCGCATGATCGCCGCCAGCGAAACGCCGAACGTGGCCGTGATCGAAGCCAACGAAAACGTACCGCTGCTGGCCGCCACCGGTGTTGCCGCGCGCGGTGCCGGCAAAGTCGTTAACCCGCACACTTTCCTGTCGATCAGCGCCTCCATTGCCCAGGTCAACAACATCGCCCGGGAACTCGGCAAGCTCGACCCGGCCAAC contains:
- a CDS encoding DUF6162 family protein, which codes for MSTPTTHVVRPAGAGHETLYVLLLCLLILAVAGSVVAWRHESQEISTVSSHQLDARRDLSASEQGIYADLRVTLDEIHLLRQEQQTLPTPEALADEGFAPFAQDASSVSRGAHAWQLLDAKAYFGQSQSSAVAGSFLMRLTADNDAPDIWLNRAADLKAPADVTDAALESAGWQQIVAQFDAGVTRQHRH
- a CDS encoding metal ABC transporter substrate-binding protein, coding for MPISSQRSFLRPLLIGLLALLLTPLASADEAKRLRIGITLHPYYSYVANIVGDKAEVVPLIPAGFNPHAYEPRAEDIKRISGLDVIVLNGVGHDDFADRMIAASETPNVAVIEANENVPLLAATGVAARGAGKVVNPHTFLSISASIAQVNNIARELGKLDPANAKTYTQNARAYGKRLRQMRADALAKLTQAPNAELRVATVHAAYDYLLREFGLEVTAVVEPAHGIEPSPSQLKKTIDQLRELDVKVIFSEMDFPSTYVDTIQRESGVKLYPLSHISYGEYTADKYEKEMTGNLNTVVRAIQESGQ